Below is a genomic region from Eupeodes corollae chromosome 1, idEupCoro1.1, whole genome shotgun sequence.
AGGAAAGCGAAATTTTGTATACTATGTCGCTAAGATCTTAGCGCTTGAAGAAAATGAATACCAAGTCTCTTACCTGAGAAAAACACGatgaatcaattaattttctcaCTGCCAGACGTTCCAGGCAAAGCTACTGTTCTAAAATGGGACATACATATGATTCTTCCTAAACCATCTAAAATTGGAAGCACTTCAAGactaagaaattcaaattttgcatttaatttcaactttttaaacatgGATGTTCGCTAGAAACAATGCTAGAAAGCTATACATTTTCATGAAATGGATTACTTttctttccttattttttttttaattatttattttttattttcagctttgtgatttgttttatatttgaagagttttattttaattattttttttgtcataaatgaagcgtttatacatatatttgttaagttttttatcattaaataatatttgtgcgataaatataaaaatataagtttaaaacaaaaaaccttgttttttttcttaaaagactgTTCTAACATCCCTGATTCACTGTGTTCACCCAAAGTAAACATTGAATCATGTGTTAAGGtaagttaaaaacattatttttattttctcgaaagcatgaagttttgaaattttatgcttaaattgaagaaaatatatagaaaatgctgtgaaaaaaaatgtcgGGGATACTTATTATAAATGCAAGCTTAACAGCCCCAGATATAAAAACTGATCCACTGTTAACACCTTTACCCTACATATAtgctgttttgaaaaaaaaaaacattgacaaaCGATTAAACGTCACCGTGGACAAATTTAGGTTTTAAGGTAGTTGAAGGCCCACTAATAcattcagacaacgacactatCCGTTTTGTTGGGCTTAAAAGTCAAGTGAGTAGtaaagacactcatcatcctggttctcatttatagcgcCGAGACTTGAGCCTTGCCCTTGAAAGATAAGAACTTCTTAAGACGATtagagaaataaaatgcacgactgggtagcacgaacttgctcctgcatgcaaaaagtctgtttaacaaagtacctatataagatttaaaaataaatctgtaaaataagtttgccttgaaagatataaatgccatatGATTTGTCAAGAAAAAACCAGAGATCCATCCCAAGACACAAttcatcctaggacatttcatcccggaaGTGAAATTTACTTGTaagcgtacttaacgaaaacaattgtttgtgtattcaactatttcgttcaaagctttttccttttgatagccttattttaatttcatattagaagaaccaggatggaaaataaattatctgtagaaaagaaagaggaagaatatgtatgtttaaattgtaaagtgatcgcctattggttgtgtagttaggtaggtgtctaaaaccaacatagaatagttcacttggcgtgctcagctttatgcagatagatagataatgacATGTGTATGATGTAGTgaaagaatgttattggtaggtagaatccaatcacattccttctttcctacaactTTTCAGcccaaacatggagttattacgttcagtttatttttttagtacaagacattgctattcatgtgttttTAACAGTCAGTTACTTGtgcttttttaaaagcttttattgacATAGGCATTGAAATTTTCACAGAAAACTTGTGAAAATATATTAGcgattgaaaatattattttatacaaaaagcaACCCTGAGTTTCTGTTATTTTGTATGCTTATTGAAGtttaagtaaaaagaaaaacctttgtAATAAAAAATCACAAACATTAAGAATAAAGTTAAAAGAAGCTACTGTGTTTTAACAATCTTTATGCACGGTGTTTTGTACAATTCCATATCATAAGCACtttgtttgaaagaaaagatTAAAGATAGGTTTAATAACTACTgtcttatttaatatatttcttaaaaccACTTCTAGTCAGTTGCCTAGCATTCAGCTGcacatttcaaaactattttcttcgTTTAATGTCTAAATTCTAAACAAATCaatactttaagttcatagaacaaaaagtaccaacaaaattactgacttaaaaacactcctcagacaagctgtattgtattttgtactgtaaagaaatattagttatttattttccaaattgacaaggaaccctacagaaagcattaaataaagttatgcaaaaaataaataaattaatgaaaaaacattatcaaatatcattttgaaagaagtagacttgacgtgatagttaggtagatttttcttggctaacgTTCCAGTcagctttccattaaagttgccttaattggaatgtaattttttggcagctggccaatcagatactaaaaacgtgcacttgcctaactttcaagtcccttatgtcgtctgaacttGCCCATTGATTGCAATCACTTGAAATTTCATACATTCTTTTGAAGGCTTTGCGTtcacttaaacaaattttatactttgtgtttttaacaaaactcagtaattaaaacaaaaaaaaaatccaaaaaaatatacctgagAGTTTGTAGTCGtttgaaaattcattaaaatttttatattttttatcttaTCGGATGTTCTAAATTTTGcgtggaaaaaattaaaattcaattgtttattaaaaatgagatttttagcTCAACTTCGACACGCATACaaggtttataaaattcaaaatatatattttacatttttttattccaaaatcttaatttcttaGCTCACAAATATAACATATCCCTACAAAAATTCCCTAGCCTTGGGTTTTCGTGAAAATAAAAGGACTCACGACCGTTATTTTACATCGCAGGCCACAGGTGAATAGATTGTATGAGTTTATTAAGATAAATAGCTTTCATTTCTTTCAGGTGAAGAAGTTGATGGTGATGAGCGTTTTCAGGAAGCCTTTGCCATAATGTCTCTTCTAAGGGATAATAGTCGACTTGTTGAAGAACTATTAAGCGAAAATATAAACTGTCCTAAAACTAAAAATggcaaacaatatttaaaaaatctaacttATATCCAAGATGAGATCAGCAGTGGGGTCACAAATAAAACCCAAGGCAATGAAACTCCTTATTCTGAAAACAATCTAGATTTGGACATGGAAATGACGAATTTGAAGAAAACCTTGTTTAACCCCAAAAGTTTAAAACATGCAATTGTTTCAAGTGAAGCAGATTTTTCCTTACCTTACAATTCTATAACTATGCCATTGCACTTGAGTACTCTAATAAATCCAACTAATCTCAAAGTTCCAGAATTCAATGAATACTTGACGTCTTTGGCATCGAATCTTTGTAGTGCATCATTAGAAAATGGATTTTCAAATGGAAgcagctttaaaaaatattactgcaCACAAAATACTGCTGATACAAGTTCGATCCAGAAGATGTCACTGAGTGGcaagaataaaaatacattcaaaaaaGGAGCTGCTTCATCTAACGAGATAGTTAAGGATTTGCTAAAGAATTATGACGAATTCCAAAATGGGGTAAAGACATTCGCTACGAGTTCAACAGTGAAAGGTAAGTTATGCAAGGTTTTTTATTGTGTtgataaaaagatattttttctgCCAGGAAATTctggaaaaacaaataaacgagGAAACTCTCCTGTGACAAAAGGCTATTCAAATAGTCTTGGTCTGCTTGATCCACAACTTTATAAAAAGTCCTTAAAAGAAGCTGAAATGAAACGGAAGGAACTTGCCAAAGCTTCCGCTTCCTGCAAGGAAAAGTTAACTCAAAGATCTtgtcaaccaaaaaaaaaaactacacaaatACCGTCTTTGAAACATGATTCCAAGAAAGAAGAGCCTAAATTTAATTCATGTGGAAATCTAGATTCAAAATGTGACAGTCAAAAGAGTCAATCTAAAGCATTAGTTTCCAATACGAAATGTAAGGAAAACACTAAAAATACTGAACAAAAAGATCCTTGCGAAGCGCTTCCAAAAATGACTTCCAAACGTGAATCAATGTCAAAACGTAGTTCTACATTGAAATCAAATTGTGACATCAAGACAGTCAAGGGCGGAACAGAAGAAAATTCGCCGAAGAAAAAAACTCAAGCCAAAAATTGTTCGAAgtctgaaattgaattgaagactgagaaaaatgaaaaattagcagaaacaaacaaaaacaaaggaaCGAAATGCCAGAAATCTTTAAAATGCAGCTCAACTTCTGAGTCCAAAGTTGAAGATTCGCGTAAAATTCCCACAACTAAGAAACTGAAGTCATGTGGATCACCCTCTGGAACAGATGACCCATGTAAGGTACCTTCTATAACTTTCAAAGGGATTTCGGAAAAACCAACTGAAGCTTCAAAATGTTCTTCATCACCACCAATTAAGCCTAAATGTGAAGCCAGCAAAGATGAAAAGCCATCACCTTGTGCGTCAAGCACCTCGGCTTTAAAATGTCCACctaaatttgaaaatgattcttgTAAAATGCAACGTGAACCCACAACTCCAAAATGTAACACGCAAAATTCGTGcgtatcaaaacaaaataaacctaCTGATGAAGACAATTCTGATAAACCTTGTAAGAGAGTTGGTATGTCTGCGAAGAAAACATGTGACTCTGAACCAAAAGATCCATGTAAAATGCCTTCTGACACAAAGGAAAAACCTAAATGTGGACAAGGGCCCAAAAGTGATACTCGCCCTAAGTGTAAAAAAGACTCGAAATGTGGATCAAATAAGCCTAAAGAAAAACCTGAGTCAAAATGTGGATCAAATAAGCCTAAAGAAAATCCTGATTCAAAATGTGGATCAAAGAAGCCTAAAGAAAAACCTGAGTCAAAATGTGGAAAGCCTTCACCACGTGAAGCTCAGGAACAACAAAAGTCAAAATGTGGATCAAAAAAGCCTAAGGAACAACCTGAGTCAAAATGTGGATCAGAGAAGCCTAAAGAAAAACCTGAGTCAAAATGTGGAAAGCCTTCACCACGTGAACCTCAGGAACAACATGAGTCAAAATGTGGATCTAAGAAGCCTAAGGAACAACCTGAGTCAAAATGTGGATCAGAGAAGCCTAAAGAAAAACCTGAGTCAAAATGTGGAAAGCCTTCACCACGTGAACCTCAGGAACAACATGAGTCAAAATGTGGATCAAAGAAGCCTAAGGAACAACCTGAGTCAAAATGTGGAACTAAACTAGATCCAAAACCCTCAAAATGTGGGTCGAAAGCTTGTGAGGCATCTTCGAAAACTTCAAGTGCTGAAACCAACTCCAAATCAACATgcacttcaaaattaaaaaaaacagctccatcgtcaaaaccacaaaaaagaaaacttcacagtctttcaaatttttcggtggcaaatttaattttcagcaGAAATCACTCGAATCAATGCCCTAAGAAACCGGAAGGTGGCTACCAGCTTGAGTCCCAGCAATCTGACGCGTCCCGCCGGGAGATTTGTAAGAACTTTTCTTCGAGAGACACAAAATCCAGGAAAAAACGAACGAGTACTGTTAAAGATTGCTACCCAGACGAAACTATGGAATTCTGTCCTGACACAGCTTGCTACAAGATCTATGCAGAGAAGTCTAGAACACTCGATCAGAAGAGTTCCAAAAGGAAGCGCAGAGGTAAGTTAAATCATATGTTTGTGTTGGTTGTTTGGGAATAAAAGGTTCTATGTATCTAAGGAAGCAAATAAAATCGAAACGTATAAAGCACTTTGTACAAATGGAGCATCTTTTGGCCATCAGAAGCACCATCtttcatcaaatgcaataaaaaaCGAAGAAGCCTTGATTCAAAAACCTCACAGCGTCTGTACTCAGAAGCTCATTTTACCAGAAGTCTATGATAATGGTTGGttgataagaaataataatgtttcCCTTAAATGACTTATCTATCCCATATGTAGAGGCCTTGATCTGCGTGGACTCTGTTGCTTTATCCGATACCGATATATATATGTTCGAAACAGGTGGAAAACACACACCAGGGCTTACACTTGGCAACGAAGCAACTGGAATTGTTTCCGAGGTGCCTTAACTGAAcattgtataaaatttcataaattcaaCTATTTAAGTGTTTTCAGGTCGGAAGAAGCATATGTAATCTCAAGCCAGGTGATCACGTTGTTCTTGAGTCCGGAATTCCCTGTTTCGAATGTGATCTCTGCAAATTAGGGCGTTATAATCTTTGCAGTAACATCAACTTCCAGGGATTCCTTAAGAATCAATGCATCCATCCTGCATCGTTCTGTCATAAAATTTGTCCACGAATTCCTCTCGAGCATGCGGCTTTAATTCCTCAACTGGCCTTAGGTTGTAATGCCAGTTACCAAGcttttataaaaccaaaatcCAACGTTGCCATTATCGGCTCTTGTGCAAAAACTGTGTGTACAGCCATGTGCGCGATTTCGATGGGTGCAGAGAATGTGTGTGTGGTTTGCGGAATGCCTCAGTCTCAAATCCTTATAGAACAATTTGTCACTAAAAAAGTTGCTTGTTACGATCACACTACATCGGAGAAAGGAATTGTTAGAGCGATTTTGGCTTCTTTGGGTACATTTCCAGATATTGTGATCAATTGTTCTGCAAGTACAAAAACCATGAATGCGTCTATAATGGCCTTAAAGTCAGCTGGAGTGTGTATTATAGCTGGATTCGTATCCGAATGTGTTTCTTACAATATTATGGATGCTTTTATGAAGGAAATCAGAATAATTCCAAGTTTTAGgtcaaaaaatatgtaagttgtTTTGAAGAagctattaaaaaaacacaatatttttatatacattttgttttaggtttccCAGTGCTATACATCTTTTGGAATCAGGTCGTGCACCTCTTGATTGTTTAATTGCTAATAGAGATATTTGCAAATGGAACGAATTGGAAGGGGCTTTTAAGTTGGCCTTGTCCGAGGGAAACAATGGACCCCGAAAATCTTTAGTTAAATGTCAGTTAAATGAATAAGGGAATACATGTTCATAAACTTAAATCATTGATTAATTATATTACAAAGTGCTTAAGATTATAGGCTTTTATTTTTCCCATGAATTTCACAGATCTTGAGAGACTTTCCATTTTCAGTCTGTTGTGCCTGGATGATCCTTGGGCCAGTTAAGTAACATAAGGGAACTGCGtccaactgcattctttgaatttaaatttagacCAAggctaaatgttttttttagatgtcATTAACCGTTGAAAAAGtaccaaaaacataattgtctTTAAAGTTGTATTTTGTTCTAGTTCTTTTCTTTCAACAATATGCTGAAAAACAAAGACTGGaactaacaaaaaacatttgttttttgtgtatTCAAAATGTATGCTTTGATATGACGGAATGCTGTTATCAACTTGACACTTCAACAATTAACAAATGTTAGGAAAAGAACTGGCCTCAGCTACAGCCAGCGTCAAagtacttatttttgtttcagtttaatTTATTCTTGGACCATTTTACTTTAcacaaataatgaataaaaactaattattaaaaacaaagttctaTTTGGAATGCActgttaatatttattattatatgatTGAAGATCCAGCTTCAAAATAAACTAGATTGTAAATTGACTAAATCATCTTAATTTTGTTGCCTTCCACTAATATTTGCACTGCTAGCTGCAAACAAGGCTGGTATATTCGATAAGAAACCCCAAACTTGGGTAAATAAAGTTCCTAGGAACTCCAAAACATGCAAAC
It encodes:
- the LOC129942768 gene encoding uncharacterized protein LOC129942768 isoform X2, which gives rise to MRFLAQLRHAYKLTNITYPYKNSLALGFRENKRTHDRYFTSQATEVDGDERFQEAFAIMSLLRDNSRLVEELLSENINCPKTKNGKQYLKNLTYIQDEISSGVTNKTQGNETPYSENNLDLDMEMTNLKKTLFNPKSLKHAIVSSEADFSLPYNSITMPLHLSTLINPTNLKVPEFNEYLTSLASNLCSASLENGFSNGSSFKKYYCTQNTADTSSIQKMSLSGKNKNTFKKGAASSNEIVKDLLKNYDEFQNGVKTFATSSTVKGNSGKTNKRGNSPVTKGYSNSLGLLDPQLYKKSLKEAEMKRKELAKASASCKEKLTQRSCQPKKKTTQIPSLKHDSKKEEPKFNSCGNLDSKCDSQKSQSKALVSNTKCKENTKNTEQKDPCEALPKMTSKRESMSKRSSTLKSNCDIKTVKGGTEENSPKKKTQAKNCSKSEIELKTEKNEKLAETNKNKGTKCQKSLKCSSTSESKVEDSRKIPTTKKLKSCGSPSGTDDPCKVPSITFKGISEKPTEASKCSSSPPIKPKCEASKDEKPSPCASSTSALKCPPKFENDSCKMQREPTTPKCNTQNSCVSKQNKPTDEDNSDKPCKRVGMSAKKTCDSEPKDPCKMPSDTKEKPKCGQGPKSDTRPKCKKDSKCGSNKPKEKPESKCGSNKPKENPDSKCGSKKPKEKPESKCGKPSPREAQEQQKSKCGSKKPKEQPESKCGSEKPKEKPESKCGKPSPREPQEQHESKCGSKKPKEQPESKCGSEKPKEKPESKCGKPSPREPQEQHESKCGSKKPKEQPESKCGTKLDPKPSKCGSKACEASSKTSSAETNSKSTCTSKLKKTAPSSKPQKRKLHSLSNFSVANLIFSRNHSNQCPKKPEGGYQLESQQSDASRREICKNFSSRDTKSRKKRTSTVKDCYPDETMEFCPDTACYKIYAEKSRTLDQKSSKRKRRANKIETYKALCTNGASFGHQKHHLSSNAIKNEEALIQKPHSVCTQKLILPEVYDNEALICVDSVALSDTDIYMFETGGKHTPGLTLGNEATGIVSEVGRSICNLKPGDHVVLESGIPCFECDLCKLGRYNLCSNINFQGFLKNQCIHPASFCHKICPRIPLEHAALIPQLALGCNASYQAFIKPKSNVAIIGSCAKTVCTAMCAISMGAENVCVVCGMPQSQILIEQFVTKKVACYDHTTSEKGIVRAILASLGTFPDIVINCSASTKTMNASIMALKSAGVCIIAGFVSECVSYNIMDAFMKEIRIIPSFRSKNMFPSAIHLLESGRAPLDCLIANRDICKWNELEGAFKLALSEGNNGPRKSLVKCQLNE
- the LOC129942768 gene encoding uncharacterized protein LOC129942768 isoform X1, with the translated sequence MRFLAQLRHAYKLTNITYPYKNSLALGFRENKRTHDRYFTSQATGEEVDGDERFQEAFAIMSLLRDNSRLVEELLSENINCPKTKNGKQYLKNLTYIQDEISSGVTNKTQGNETPYSENNLDLDMEMTNLKKTLFNPKSLKHAIVSSEADFSLPYNSITMPLHLSTLINPTNLKVPEFNEYLTSLASNLCSASLENGFSNGSSFKKYYCTQNTADTSSIQKMSLSGKNKNTFKKGAASSNEIVKDLLKNYDEFQNGVKTFATSSTVKGNSGKTNKRGNSPVTKGYSNSLGLLDPQLYKKSLKEAEMKRKELAKASASCKEKLTQRSCQPKKKTTQIPSLKHDSKKEEPKFNSCGNLDSKCDSQKSQSKALVSNTKCKENTKNTEQKDPCEALPKMTSKRESMSKRSSTLKSNCDIKTVKGGTEENSPKKKTQAKNCSKSEIELKTEKNEKLAETNKNKGTKCQKSLKCSSTSESKVEDSRKIPTTKKLKSCGSPSGTDDPCKVPSITFKGISEKPTEASKCSSSPPIKPKCEASKDEKPSPCASSTSALKCPPKFENDSCKMQREPTTPKCNTQNSCVSKQNKPTDEDNSDKPCKRVGMSAKKTCDSEPKDPCKMPSDTKEKPKCGQGPKSDTRPKCKKDSKCGSNKPKEKPESKCGSNKPKENPDSKCGSKKPKEKPESKCGKPSPREAQEQQKSKCGSKKPKEQPESKCGSEKPKEKPESKCGKPSPREPQEQHESKCGSKKPKEQPESKCGSEKPKEKPESKCGKPSPREPQEQHESKCGSKKPKEQPESKCGTKLDPKPSKCGSKACEASSKTSSAETNSKSTCTSKLKKTAPSSKPQKRKLHSLSNFSVANLIFSRNHSNQCPKKPEGGYQLESQQSDASRREICKNFSSRDTKSRKKRTSTVKDCYPDETMEFCPDTACYKIYAEKSRTLDQKSSKRKRRANKIETYKALCTNGASFGHQKHHLSSNAIKNEEALIQKPHSVCTQKLILPEVYDNEALICVDSVALSDTDIYMFETGGKHTPGLTLGNEATGIVSEVGRSICNLKPGDHVVLESGIPCFECDLCKLGRYNLCSNINFQGFLKNQCIHPASFCHKICPRIPLEHAALIPQLALGCNASYQAFIKPKSNVAIIGSCAKTVCTAMCAISMGAENVCVVCGMPQSQILIEQFVTKKVACYDHTTSEKGIVRAILASLGTFPDIVINCSASTKTMNASIMALKSAGVCIIAGFVSECVSYNIMDAFMKEIRIIPSFRSKNMFPSAIHLLESGRAPLDCLIANRDICKWNELEGAFKLALSEGNNGPRKSLVKCQLNE